GGGAGTGGGGAACGCCACTCTGTACCGGCACTTCCCCACCCGAGAAGACCTGGTCGAAGAGGTCTACCGGGACCAGATCCGGCCCTTGCGCGAAGACGCGCGCACCCTGCTGGCCACCAAACCGCCCGCGCAGGCCCTCCACTCGTGGATGCTCCGATTCGCCGACTGGGCCGGTGAACGACGCGGCGTCTGCGAGGCCCTGGTCGCCATGAGCGCTTCCGGCCGCTTCGGCACCGGACCGGTCTGCGACGAGGTTCAGCAGGTCCTGGCGATGGTGCTTGAGGCCGGCGCCACAGCAGGAGAACTGCGCAGCAACATCGACCCGGTCGAGGTGGGCGGCATCCTCGCCGGTCTGCTCTCCGTGGCGGGCGCACCCGAGCAGCGCCCCCAACTGAACCGAATGCTGGACATCGTCGTCGACGGACTCAGGCCCCGCTAGGCGATACGCCGACGGTTCGGCGAGGCGCGGACCCATGCCGGACAACATGGCAGCGGCTGCGGCGGTCGCGGCGCCCCAGTCCCTGGTGTTCGAGTCGCGTCAGGCCGCCCAGTCGGCGGATCCTGGCAACTCCGACGTGGAAACCACATCGCTCCAGGGTGGGCGCCGGGCCATCCTGGTACCACTCGGTGGCGTACACGAGTCCGGGCGCGACGAGTTCGAGGCCCTCGAAGAAGGGCTCGGCCTCAGTGCGAGTACGCAACCGGAGGGGGATCGCACCCTGCTCGTACGCGGCTTCGGTCTTTCCCTTCCACTCCGGATGCTGATCAGTTGTCCCGTGCGACATAAGCAGGAAGCTGCCTGACGGAAGTGCCTTCACCAGGGTGCTCACGACGCCGTACGGGTCCTTGTCGTCGGGCAGGAAGTGAAGGAGCGCGAGCAACGACAGAGCTACGGGGCGTTCGAAGCCGAGGTGTTCGCCGGCACGTTCCAGCAAGACCCGGGGCTGCCGCACATCCGCATGGAGGAAGGCGGTGCTCCCCTGTCGGCTACCACGACGTTGTCGATCGGTCATCTCTTCTCGTACGACAGCTGACGCTCGCCCGTCGTCCCGCGTGGTCCTGGCATTCGGCTGTTACGCCGAGGCGGGTGCCTCATTCGTGTCGGTGAATGCTGATGCCCGTCTCGGAGGGCGAGTTCCTCGTTCGGTACGCTGGCAGTCCGTCCTGGATCCCGGTGACGTTCTACTAGTTGCCCACCGACGAGGCGTACGTGCACCACGGTATGCGGGCGACCCCGAAGGTGTCCTGAGATGCAGCGGCCCTACGACAGCGAGGTACCCGTCGCTCCGGGCACTCCTCCTTGACCTGTCCGACCTGTCCGACGATCGCGCCGACCTACCGATGGCAACGGTGGCCCGTCTGCTCGCGTACG
This sequence is a window from Streptomyces ortus. Protein-coding genes within it:
- a CDS encoding TetR/AcrR family transcriptional regulator, with translation MTPPRSTLRADAQRNREQLIATAAEAFASGRAISLDAIAKRAGVGNATLYRHFPTREDLVEEVYRDQIRPLREDARTLLATKPPAQALHSWMLRFADWAGERRGVCEALVAMSASGRFGTGPVCDEVQQVLAMVLEAGATAGELRSNIDPVEVGGILAGLLSVAGAPEQRPQLNRMLDIVVDGLRPR